AGCAGAGAGCAAAGTCGACATTGTCTGGAAGGGTCTGGAAGGGAGCGTCCTCGGGTAGGGCATTTGAGAAGGTCGTGGTGCCCTCAGGAGTGTGAGTGGTGACGAACCGCTTGATAGTTCTTAGATCCTTCCGTGCGTTGTCTGTAGGTGTTTTGttctccatcttggctgttCAGGTATACGAGTGCGATGTGTCCAGCAATTGACAAGGGACAATAACAATCAGTTCAACTGTGAGGCTTTTATGAGACTTAGAAGTCGGCTTTTAACCCTACCTATACCACGATCAAATTGTCTAAACAGTTTAAAGTTAACCTCTGATGTGGAGAGCATAGAGTGGTCCCGAAGAACTAAAACCTTCTTTGGCTACAATACTACGCTAACAATAGCTGCAATGCAACAGGGCATGAGACTGCTATCCGAAACCCAAGAGCATCAACTATCAGACACAAAGTGGGGGCAGTTTATGATTCCTATCTAAGTTTCCAATTAGGGCTTTATCCACTCAAACTTGTCCCCGACGTATCGATGTGCACGGATGTCTCCAGACCTCGCGTGACCCTCAAAAAGTTCCACCCTGGCAGCCCTTCCACAAAGCTGACCAAGTTCACCGCTTGCCTGAGCAGATTTGACTTCCTGATAGGTGACAGTGCGGAGGAACTTTCCCACCCATAAACCGCCAGTGTACCTTGACGCGTGTTTTGTAGGCAGAACGTGATTCGTACCAATACACTTTGCACAGCAATGTTAGTCTCGGTGGCATTCAAGTGGGATTCGACACTTCTTACCTTATCACCAAAAGAAACGCAGGTCATGGGGCCAAGGAAAAGGGCTCCGTAATGTTGCATCTTGGTTAGAGCGTCTCTGTGGTTCGCTGTGAGAATTTGTACATGCTCGGAAGCAAACTCGTCGGCAATCTGGTAGGCCTCATCAACCGTATCAGCAAGAATGACCTCCCCATAGTCACGCCATGAGACACTAGCTACTGCAGCTGTCTTAAGCGTCTCCAGCTGCTCATCGCAGTATTCAATGGCTCTCTTGGCAACTTCAGCTGACGTGCAGATCAAGACAGCAGGTGTATCCGGTCCATGCTCAGCTTGAGAAAGAAGATCAGTGGCAATCATGTAGGGATCTGCTGTTTCATCTGCCACGATCAAAACTTCTGTTGGGCCGGCAAAGAGGTCGATTCCAATCTGACCAAACAACTGCCTTTTTGCCTCGGCAACAAAAGCATTCCCTGGACCTGCGATGAAGTCCACCTTGGGTACGGTTTCGGTCCCGATTGCCATTGCTGCAATGGCTTGAATGCCACCAAGGATGAATATCTCATCTGCCCC
This genomic stretch from Fusarium oxysporum f. sp. lycopersici 4287 chromosome 2, whole genome shotgun sequence harbors:
- a CDS encoding histidinol dehydrogenase, which encodes MARTHLKRPASANSTSKATNGSLPDVPRIVKEVIDSIRREGDVAVQRHSEQFDNWSPSNFKLCKEDIDKVMAQVPEQVINDIKAVQSNVRKFAEAQLNSIQEFELEMARGVFLGQKNNPIDSVGAYVPGGRYPLLASAHMTILTAKVAGVRNVVACTPPAAGEIPLATVAAMHLAGADEIFILGGIQAIAAMAIGTETVPKVDFIAGPGNAFVAEAKRQLFGQIGIDLFAGPTEVLIVADETADPYMIATDLLSQAEHGPDTPAVLICTSAEVAKRAIEYCDEQLETLKTAAVASVSWRDYGEVILADTVDEAYQIADEFASEHVQILTANHRDALTKMQHYGALFLGPMTCVSFGDKCIGTNHVLPTKHASRYTGGLWVGKFLRTVTYQEVKSAQASGELGQLCGRAARVELFEGHARSGDIRAHRYVGDKFEWIKP